The window TGCATTCTTTAACCACAGGCAGCAGCTTCTGAAGAACTTCATCTGCTCTATTTTGGGCCCCAATAAAGtcttttaatgtaaaaacatcCATCTCCTCCTCTGATGTCAGCAACACATAAACCAGAGCTGACCACTGTGAAGAGGAGAGTTTGGTTTTTCCTATTTTTCCAGATCTCAAATAATCTTGGATTTCCTGCATCAGTGAACGATcacccagttcattcagacagtgaaacagattgatggatctcTCTGGAGAGTGATTCTCCCTAATGCTCTGTTTGATGTACTGAACTGTTTCCTCTTTGTTGTAGGAACAGCTTCCTGTCTGTGTCAGTAGTTTTTGTAAAAGAGCATGATTGGACTCCAATGAGAGACCCAGAAGAAAACGCAAGAAAAGATCCAGATGTCCATTCTTACTCTGTAAAGCCTCATTCACAGCTCTCATATGCAGCTCagatattaaattacatttcttctGGTTTAAAACCTTAGACAACAGACTTTCTTTGGTTTGGTCAAAGACACTGATGTTGTAATTTGTAAAGGAGAAATGTGCATATAGAGCTGCGAGATGTTCTTGGAtgctcagatgaacaaagcagaAGACTTTCCACAGATTCAAGCCAAACTCCTCTCTAAAGATCTGAGTGCACAATCCTGagtacactgatgcttctgtcTCATCAATGCCACATTCTCTCAGGTCTTCCTCATAGAAGATCAGGTTGCCTTTCACAAGCTGCTGAAAAGCCAGTTTCCCCAGTCTGACAATCATGTCTTCATCCTTCACTTTCTTCTCATAGTCCTTTTCATGTTTGATGTTGGTCTGAATgatcaggaagtgtgtgtacatttgagtgagagtcttgggaatctctccactctctgcttcactcaacatcttctctagaacagtggctgagatccagcagaacactgggatgtggcacatgatgtagagGCTCTTTGATGACTTCAGGTGTGTGATGATTGTATTGGCCAGACTctgatcactgattctcttACTGAAGTATTTCTCCTTCTGTGGATCATTGAAGCCTCGTACCTCTGTCACTCGATGGACACACTCAGAGGGAATgagatcagctgctgctggtcgggaggtgatccagatgagagcagagggaagcagatttCCTACAATGAGGTTCGTCAGCAGCACATCCACTGAGGCTGATTCACCAACATAACACAACCTCACATTGCTCTGAAAATCCAGAGACAGACGacactcatccagaccatcGAAGATTAGCAACAAATTATATTCATCACAGGatatgttcatttcttttgtgTCAGGGAAAAAGATATGAAGAAGATCTGAAAGACTGAGTTTTTTGTCCTTCATCAAGTTGAGCTctctgaaaggaagtggaaatataAGCTGGATGTTCTGATTCTCTTtcccttcagcccagtccaccatgaacttctgcacagagacggtttttccaatgccagcgactccctttgtcagcacagttctgatcgctttgtcttgtccaggtaaaagtctaaatatgtttttgcatttgattGGTTTGTCCTCTGTTGCTGCTCTCCGGGATTTtgtctcaatctgtctcacctcatgctCATTACTGATCTCTCCACTTTCactctctgtgatgtagagctctgtgtagatctcattcagGAGTGTTGGGTTTCCCTGCTTTGCTATTCCTTCACACAGACACTGAAACTTCTTCAGCAGACTTGATTTGAATCTGGCaccaattaaaaatgaattttttttatttttttgaattttgaagcTTTCAGCAGAGAGTGATAGACAAAGATATTCTGCTATCTGTAAAGAAATGCTGTACCTCGGGATAGATTCTCCCTTATTTGTTAGCATAAACATTGCCCTAGGCCTGTCTCCTTCCATGGACTCACATCTCTGCTCTTGTGGGATTGATTTCTTCCTGTAAAATAGATAGACTTTAATAtccatataataataaaatatagtagCGATTATAGACAGTTTGGGACTTAATAGAATACATGTAACAGCATTATGTATTGGAATCAGGATATAAAAACACTTAAGTAGTCAGATTACAGGTAAATTTGCTATACGTCATCTGTCCATCCAGACAGAAATGTCGTACCTCGGATCAGCCGATCTGCGTCTTCCAGCAAATTTGAATGGTATATCCATAGATTTGTCGCTCTTCAtggacacacagctgggctccGGTGGGTTTGATTGCTCTCTCTGGAACTGACTTCATTAGAATTGAGACaacaaaagtcagaactgacataaaaatgatttaaatagttGATATGACAACTGTACATTGTACAATGCTAAATGTCATCTTTCCATTCAGACAAAAACACTATACCTCATATCAGTTGATGTGCGTCTTCCAGCAAATTTTAATGGAATATCCATAGACTCACCACTATTCATGGACACACTACTGGGCTCTGGTTGGCTCGTTTGCTCTCTCTGGAATTGACTTTAATAGAATAGAAACAACATAACTCATAATAGTATAGAGACAAGAACTGTTCATATAGTTGATATGACAAGTATACATTGTACAGTTCTACATGTCATGTGTCCTCCAGGCAGAACTTTTGTACCTCTAATGACTTCAATAAAGACAAAAGAATAGTCAAAATAGAACAGACGGTAGAACAGATTATATACAGTTGATATACCAACCGTATGTTGTACAATGCTGAATGCCATCTATTAGTCCAGAAAGAAACGTTGTACCTCGGATCAGTTGATGTGTGTCTCCCAGCAAATTTCAATGGTACATCCATAGACTCGccactcttcatagacacactgCTGGGCTCCGGTTGGTTTGATCGCTCCTTCTGGAATCGACTTTAATAGAGACAATATAATAGTCATAATAGAACAGATTATATACAGTTGATATAACAACTATACATTACACAATGTTAAATGTCACCAATTTATCCAGACAGAAACATTGTACTTCGGATCAGTTGATGGGTGTCTTCCTGCAAATTTTAACGGTACATCCATAGATTcgtcactcttcatagacacacagctgggctccGGTTGGTTCGATTGCTCTCTCTGGAATTGGCTTTAATAGAATTGAGACAACAGAAGTCAGAGCtgacataaaaatgatttaaatagttGATATGACAACTGTACATTTT of the Labeo rohita strain BAU-BD-2019 chromosome 19, IGBB_LRoh.1.0, whole genome shotgun sequence genome contains:
- the LOC127181791 gene encoding NLR family CARD domain-containing protein 3 isoform X2, encoding MEDTQTFSDGDFSPGCSKLCERSNSPEPSCVSMKSVESMDVPLKFAEGNTPTDLSRFQKERSNSPEPSYVSMKSVESMDVPLKFAGKYTSTDPSRFQKERSNQPEPSSVSMKSGESMDIPLKFAGRRTSTDPSQFQREQSNQPEPSCVSMKSDESMDVPLKFAGRHPSTDPKYNVSVWINCRFQKERSNQPEPSSVSMKSGESMDVPLKFAGRHTSTDPSQFQREQTSQPEPSSVSMNSGESMDIPLKFAGRRTSTDMSQFQREQSNPPEPSCVSMKSDKSMDIPFKFAGRRRSADPRKKSIPQEQRCESMEGDRPRAMFMLTNKGESIPRFKSSLLKKFQCLCEGIAKQGNPTLLNEIYTELYITESESGEISNEHEVRQIETKSRRAATEDKPIKCKNIFRLLPGQDKAIRTVLTKGVAGIGKTVSVQKFMVDWAEGKENQNIQLIFPLPFRELNLMKDKKLSLSDLLHIFFPDTKEMNISCDEYNLLLIFDGLDECRLSLDFQSNVRLCYVGESASVDVLLTNLIVGNLLPSALIWITSRPAAADLIPSECVHRVTEVRGFNDPQKEKYFSKRISDQSLANTIITHLKSSKSLYIMCHIPVFCWISATVLEKMLSEAESGEIPKTLTQMYTHFLIIQTNIKHEKDYEKKVKDEDMIVRLGKLAFQQLVKGNLIFYEEDLRECGIDETEASVYSGLCTQIFREEFGLNLWKVFCFVHLSIQEHLAALYAHFSFTNYNISVFDQTKESLLSKVLNQKKCNLISELHMRAVNEALQSKNGHLDLFLRFLLGLSLESNHALLQKLLTQTGSCSYNKEETVQYIKQSIRENHSPERSINLFHCLNELGDRSLMQEIQDYLRSGKIGKTKLSSSQWSALVYVLLTSEEEMDVFTLKDFIGAQNRADEVLQKLLPVVKECRFAYLSSCGVTDEGCAALASAMRSNPSHLQSVDLTGNKLRASGVNLLSDGLKDPHCKVKNLC
- the LOC127181791 gene encoding NACHT, LRR and PYD domains-containing protein 3 isoform X1, which gives rise to MEDTQTFSDGDFSPGCSKLCERSNSPEPSCVSMKSVESMDVPLKFAEGNTPTDLSRFQKERSNSPEPSYVSMKSVESMDVPLKFAGKYTSTDPSRFQKERSNQPEPSSVSMKSGESMDIPLKFAGRRTSTDPSQFQREQSNQPEPSCVSMKSDESMDVPLKFAGRHPSTDPKYNVSVWINCRFQKERSNQPEPSSVSMKSGESMDVPLKFAGRHTSTDPSQFQREQTSQPEPSSVSMNSGESMDIPLKFAGRRTSTDMSQFQREQSNPPEPSCVSMKSDKSMDIPFKFAGRRRSADPRKKSIPQEQRCESMEGDRPRAMFMLTNKGESIPRFKSSLLKKFQCLCEGIAKQGNPTLLNEIYTELYITESESGEISNEHEVRQIETKSRRAATEDKPIKCKNIFRLLPGQDKAIRTVLTKGVAGIGKTVSVQKFMVDWAEGKENQNIQLIFPLPFRELNLMKDKKLSLSDLLHIFFPDTKEMNISCDEYNLLLIFDGLDECRLSLDFQSNVRLCYVGESASVDVLLTNLIVGNLLPSALIWITSRPAAADLIPSECVHRVTEVRGFNDPQKEKYFSKRISDQSLANTIITHLKSSKSLYIMCHIPVFCWISATVLEKMLSEAESGEIPKTLTQMYTHFLIIQTNIKHEKDYEKKVKDEDMIVRLGKLAFQQLVKGNLIFYEEDLRECGIDETEASVYSGLCTQIFREEFGLNLWKVFCFVHLSIQEHLAALYAHFSFTNYNISVFDQTKESLLSKVLNQKKCNLISELHMRAVNEALQSKNGHLDLFLRFLLGLSLESNHALLQKLLTQTGSCSYNKEETVQYIKQSIRENHSPERSINLFHCLNELGDRSLMQEIQDYLRSGKIGKTKLSSSQWSALVYVLLTSEEEMDVFTLKDFIGAQNRADEVLQKLLPVVKECRFAYLSSCGVTDEGCAALASAMRSNPSHLQSVDLTGNKLRASGVNLLSDGLKDPHCKVKNLWLSYCDVSDEGCAALASALRSNPSHLRELYLTTNKLGDSGVKLLSDGLKDPHCQLDTLWLGNCGVTDEGCAALVSALKSNPSHLRELYLSENTLGHTAVNQICDLLKDPRFKLETLSLRKCGLTRESCAALTSARKSSRLRELNLFENNR
- the LOC127181791 gene encoding NLR family CARD domain-containing protein 3 isoform X3, whose translation is MEDTQTFSDGDFSPGCSKLCERSNSPEPSCVSMKSVESMDVPLKFAEGNTPTDLSRFQKERSNSPEPSYVSMKSVESMDVPLKFAGKYTSTDPSRFQKERSNQPEPSSVSMKSGESMDIPLKFAGRRTSTDPSQFQREQSNQPEPSCVSMKSDESMDVPLKFAGRHPSTDPKYNVSVWINCRFQKERSNQPEPSSVSMKSGESMDVPLKFAGRHTSTDPSQFQREQTSQPEPSSVSMNSGESMDIPLKFAGRRTSTDMSQFQREQSNPPEPSCVSMKSDKSMDIPFKFAGRRRSADPRKKSIPQEQRCESMEGDRPRAMFMLTNKGESIPRFKSSLLKKFQCLCEGIAKQGNPTLLNEIYTELYITESESGEISNEHEVRQIETKSRRAATEDKPIKCKNIFRLLPGQDKAIRTVLTKGVAGIGKTVSVQKFMVDWAEGKENQNIQLIFPLPFRELNLMKDKKLSLSDLLHIFFPDTKEMNISCDEYNLLLIFDGLDECRLSLDFQSNVRLCYVGESASVDVLLTNLIVGNLLPSALIWITSRPAAADLIPSECVHRVTEVRGFNDPQKEKYFSKRISDQSLANTIITHLKSSKSLYIMCHIPVFCWISATVLEKMLSEAESGEIPKTLTQMYTHFLIIQTNIKHEKDYEKKVKDEDMIVRLGKLAFQQLVKGNLIFYEEDLRECGIDETEASVYSGLCTQIFREEFGLNLWKVFCFVHLSIQEHLAALYAHFSFTNYNISVFDQTKESLLSKVLNQKKCNLISELHMRAVNEALQSKNGHLDLFLRFLLGLSLESNHALLQKLLTQTGSCSYNKEETVQYIKQSIRENHSPERSINLFHCLNELGDRSLMQEIQDYLRSGKIGKTKLSSSQWSALVYVLLTSEEEMDVFTLKDFIGAQNRADEVLQKLLPVVKECRFA